A genomic stretch from Aedes albopictus strain Foshan chromosome 2, AalbF5, whole genome shotgun sequence includes:
- the LOC109413969 gene encoding flexible cuticle protein 12, which produces MKFAVVFAAVLAVALAAPVEDRDAQVLQYENDNQGLEGYNFKYDTSNGIQRVEQAQLKSFGEDVSALVVRGSYSYVAPDGQTYTVNYVADENGFQPEAPHLPHA; this is translated from the exons ATGAAATTCGCCGTAGTGTTCGCTGCTGTTCTGGCCGTTGCCCTGGCTGCCCCGGTGGAAGATCGGGACGCTCAAGTGCTGCAGTACGAGAACGACAACCAGGGACTCGAGGGATACAACTTCAA ATATGACACCAGCAATGGCATCCAGCGAGTGGAACAGGCACAGCTGAAGAGCTTCGGTGAAGATGTCAGCGCACTGGTTGTGCGTGGTTCATACTCATACGTGGCTCCCGATGGTCAGACCTACACCGTGAACTACGTTGCCGACGAGAATGGCTTCCAGCCGGAAGCTCCCCATCTACCACACGCCTAA